In a genomic window of Chrysemys picta bellii isolate R12L10 chromosome 1, ASM1138683v2, whole genome shotgun sequence:
- the LOC135977436 gene encoding uncharacterized protein LOC135977436, with product MQSSPAVMAMQSVNRKRAPAWTDREVLDLIAVWGDESVLSELRSKRRNAKIYEKISKDMAERGYSRDATQCRVKIKELRQGYQKTKEANGRSGSHPQTSRFYEALHSILGAAATTTPPVTVDSEDGILSTAGSSDMLGDGEDEEGDEEGEAVGSSHNADFPDSQDLFITLTEIPYEASPAITPDTESGEGSATPSATVSQPSLESHSQRLARIRRRKKRTREDMFSELMASSQAQAAQQTQWRENLTRMHQANMDREERWRQEDQQATLTLLGLLREQTDTLRRLVDVLQERRQEDRAPLQSISNRPPPPPSPIPTSPKVQRRRGGRVPANSHSTPAESSSSRRLSFPKI from the exons atgcagagctctccagcagtgatggccatgcagtctgtgaatagaaagagagccccagcatggactgatcgtgaagtcttggatctcatcgctgtgtggggcgatgagtccgtgctttccgagctgcgatccaaaagaaggaatgcaaagatctacgagaagatctctaaagacatggcagagagaggatacagccgggatgcaacgcagtgccgcgtgaaaatcaaggagctgagacaaggctaccagaagaccaaagaggcaaacggacgctccggatcccatccccagacatcccgtttctacgaggcactgcattccatcctcggtgctgccgccaccactaccccaccagtgaccgtggactctgaggatgggatactgtccacggccggttcctcagacatgttaggggacggggaagatgaggaaggagatgaggagggcgaggcagttggcagctctcacaacgctgatttccccgacagccaggatctcttcatcacccttacagagatcccctacgaagcgtccccagccattaccccggacacagaatctggtgaaggatcagcca ccccgtctgcgactgtctcacaacctagcctggaatcacactcccagaggctagcgcggattaggcgtaggaagaagaggacacgggaggacatgttctctgagcttatggcctcttcccaagcccaggcagcacagcagacccagtggcgggagaacttgacccgaatgcaccaagccaacatggatcgggaggagaggtggcgtcaggaagaccagcaggcgactctaacgctgcttggactactgagggagcaaacggacacactccggcgccttgtggatgttctgcaggaacggaggcaggaggacagagccccgctgcagtccatctctaaccgccctcccccgccaccaagtcccatacccacctcacccaaagtgcaaagaaggagaggcggcagagtccctgctaactctcactccacccctgcagagagctctagtagcagaaggctctcatttcccaaaatttga